One stretch of Miscanthus floridulus cultivar M001 chromosome 18, ASM1932011v1, whole genome shotgun sequence DNA includes these proteins:
- the LOC136521616 gene encoding RNA pseudouridine synthase 2, chloroplastic-like isoform X1 encodes MAAATAPPPAAVATTLSVLICRQKIRSGGPRDFYARCVASNASAEPAESRKGGHGGTRLEEAVPIGEGRSRIDAWISSRLGGGGVSRARVQASIRAGLVAVNGRPISKVSRTVKGGDLVSCTVSELQPLRAEAEDIPLDIVYEDDHVLVVNKPAHMVVHPAPGNANGTLVNAILHHCKISTFTCLARSSTSDECPDSSDDDIDVFNVDQFATEDVSSEVQNALVRPGIVHRLDKGTSGLLVVAKDEHSHAQLAEQFKLHTIRRVYISLTCGVPNPNSGRIEASIARDPNNRIRMIATAGSGHRYARHAASRYKVREVFAGGGSALVEWRLETGRTHQIRAHAKYIGIPLLGDETYGGTKSMALSLLRPRTPSKYHSDLSNLISKVDRPCLHAALLGFKHPHSGKILEFSCPPPDDFLEVLDELRKVTSSDAQNGDGVV; translated from the exons ATGGCAGCTGCAACGGCGCCACCGCCGGCGGCGGTTGCCACCACCCTCTCGGTCCTCATATGCCGCCAGAAGATCCGTAGCGGCGGCCCTAGAGATTTCTACGCGAGATGCGTCGCCTCCAACGCGAGCGCGGAGCCGGCAGAGAGCCGGAAGGGAGGCCACGGCGGGACGCGCCTGGAGGAGGCCGTGCCCATCGGCGAGGGGCGTTCGCGGATAGACGCCTGGATTTCGTCGCGTCTCGGCGGCGGGGGTGTCAGCCGCGCGCGCGTGCAGGCCAGCATCCGCGCGGGGCTTGTCGCCGTCAATGGCCGCCCGATCTCCAAG GTTTCACGTACTGTGAAGGGAGGGGACCTGGTCAGCTGCACGGTGTCGGAGCTTCAGCCGCTGAGGGCAGAGGCGGAGGACATCCCGCTAGACATTGTTTATGAGGATGACCATGTTCTTGTTGTCAACAAGCCGGCGCATATGGTTGTTCACCCGGCACCAGGAAATGCCAATGGCACATTAGTCAATGCTATACTTCATCACTGCAAGATCTCCACATTTACTTGCTTAGCACGCAGTTCAACTAGTGATGAATGCCCGGATTCTTCAGATGACGACATTGATGTATTTAATGTGGATCAATTTGCTACTGAAGACGTAAGTTCAGAAGTCCAGAATGCTCTTGTGCGTCCTGGTATTGTGCACAGGCTGGATAAGGGGACAAGTGGACTTCTTGTTGTTGCTAAG GATGAGCATTCTCATGCTCAATTAGCAGAACAGTTCAAGCTGCATACAATTCGTAGAGTATACATCAGTCTTACTTGTGGCGTGCCGAATCCAAATTCAGGCAGGATTGAGGCATCTATTGCACGTGATCCTAACAATAGGATTCGTATGATTGCTACTGCTGGATCAGGCCACAGATATGCACGGCATGCTGCTAGTAG GTACAAAGTAAGAGAGGTCTTTGCTGGTGGTGGATCTGCACTAGTGGAGTGGAGATTAGAGACAGGACGCACTCATCAG ATCCGGGCGCATGCAAAGTATATAGGGATCCCTCTTCTTGGTGATGAAACTTATGGAGGTACCAAAAGCATGGCATTATCACTTTTGAGACCAAGGACTCCTTCGAAATATCACAGCGATCTTTCAAATCTGATATCTAAAGTAGACAGGCCATGTCTTCATGCTGCATTGCTTGG ATTCAAGCATCCACATTCAGGAAAGATCCTTGAATTCTCATGCCCCCCACCAGATGATTTTTTGGAGGTGCTTGATGAATTACGGAAAGTTACATCAAGTGATGCCCAAAATGGTGATGGTGTTGTCTGA
- the LOC136521616 gene encoding RNA pseudouridine synthase 2, chloroplastic-like isoform X2, translating into MAAATAPPPAAVATTLSVLICRQKIRSGGPRDFYARCVASNASAEPAESRKGGHGGTRLEEAVPIGEGRSRIDAWISSRLGGGGVSRARVQASIRAGLVAVNGRPISKVSRTVKGGDLVSCTVSELQPLRAEAEDIPLDIVYEDDHVLVVNKPAHMVVHPAPGNANGTLVNAILHHCKISTFTCLARSSTSDECPDSSDDDIDVFNVDQFATEDVSSEVQNALVRPGIVHRLDKGTSGLLVVAKDEHSHAQLAEQFKLHTIRRVYISLTCGVPNPNSGRIEASIARDPNNRIRMIATAGSGHRYARHAASRYKVREVFAGGGSALVEWRLETGRTHQCLSDPGACKVYRDPSSW; encoded by the exons ATGGCAGCTGCAACGGCGCCACCGCCGGCGGCGGTTGCCACCACCCTCTCGGTCCTCATATGCCGCCAGAAGATCCGTAGCGGCGGCCCTAGAGATTTCTACGCGAGATGCGTCGCCTCCAACGCGAGCGCGGAGCCGGCAGAGAGCCGGAAGGGAGGCCACGGCGGGACGCGCCTGGAGGAGGCCGTGCCCATCGGCGAGGGGCGTTCGCGGATAGACGCCTGGATTTCGTCGCGTCTCGGCGGCGGGGGTGTCAGCCGCGCGCGCGTGCAGGCCAGCATCCGCGCGGGGCTTGTCGCCGTCAATGGCCGCCCGATCTCCAAG GTTTCACGTACTGTGAAGGGAGGGGACCTGGTCAGCTGCACGGTGTCGGAGCTTCAGCCGCTGAGGGCAGAGGCGGAGGACATCCCGCTAGACATTGTTTATGAGGATGACCATGTTCTTGTTGTCAACAAGCCGGCGCATATGGTTGTTCACCCGGCACCAGGAAATGCCAATGGCACATTAGTCAATGCTATACTTCATCACTGCAAGATCTCCACATTTACTTGCTTAGCACGCAGTTCAACTAGTGATGAATGCCCGGATTCTTCAGATGACGACATTGATGTATTTAATGTGGATCAATTTGCTACTGAAGACGTAAGTTCAGAAGTCCAGAATGCTCTTGTGCGTCCTGGTATTGTGCACAGGCTGGATAAGGGGACAAGTGGACTTCTTGTTGTTGCTAAG GATGAGCATTCTCATGCTCAATTAGCAGAACAGTTCAAGCTGCATACAATTCGTAGAGTATACATCAGTCTTACTTGTGGCGTGCCGAATCCAAATTCAGGCAGGATTGAGGCATCTATTGCACGTGATCCTAACAATAGGATTCGTATGATTGCTACTGCTGGATCAGGCCACAGATATGCACGGCATGCTGCTAGTAG GTACAAAGTAAGAGAGGTCTTTGCTGGTGGTGGATCTGCACTAGTGGAGTGGAGATTAGAGACAGGACGCACTCATCAG TGCTTATCAGATCCGGGCGCATGCAAAGTATATAGGGATCCCTCTTCTTGGTGA
- the LOC136522836 gene encoding uncharacterized protein, with translation MDGQPGAATASLGSRVKANLVLGSESFAISPESGILSEQLAAMKEKSTAILKEYIAKHNAPNDVPDESVEGESDGEGEALVNNPPKKSKKQK, from the coding sequence ATGGACGGCCAGCCAGGTGCTGCGACGGCGAGTCTTGGTTCAAGAGTAAAAGCAAACCTGGTTCTTGGATCTGAATCGTTTGCTATCAGCCCCGAGTCCGGTATCCTGTCAGAGCAGCTGGCTGCAATGAAGGAGAAGAGCACGGCGATCCTCAAGGAATACATCGCCAAGCACAATGCTCCAAACGATGTCCCTGATGAGTCGGTTGAGGGCGAGTCTGACGGCGAGGGTGAGGCGCTTGTCAACAACCCGCCGAAGAAATCTAAGAAGCAGAAGTGA